A region from the Saccharomonospora azurea NA-128 genome encodes:
- a CDS encoding ABC-2 transporter permease yields the protein MGNLIKAEFRKTFSLNLWWALAIPAFVASLVFALSWGASVNDFNEFLGSSDAQELAMLLGIDVATMPVGLLSLGRAINIGVFFGVLFGVTALAGEYRNKTISTTFLTAPNRASVLSAKMVTFTVWGLFYGVIAVGAASIGTAITVDSAGLPSAGQWLGIAGAGLLAAILGTLFGVGLGAVWNSVTGPTVFLCLWMLLIENILVLVAFFSAELDWLGGVLPNGALNGIVGAVGAEAFGAIGSSMSAHIDQIDDGLQWGMQFFAGAPGAFSWWASALIFFAWTMLFFGSGWAANQNRDIT from the coding sequence ATGGGCAACCTGATCAAGGCGGAGTTCCGCAAGACGTTCAGCCTCAACCTGTGGTGGGCGCTGGCCATTCCGGCTTTCGTGGCCTCGCTGGTGTTCGCGTTGAGCTGGGGCGCCAGCGTCAACGACTTCAACGAGTTCCTCGGCAGCAGTGACGCGCAGGAACTGGCGATGCTGCTCGGGATCGACGTCGCGACCATGCCGGTGGGGCTGCTCTCGCTCGGGCGTGCGATCAACATCGGCGTGTTCTTCGGTGTGCTGTTCGGCGTCACGGCTCTCGCGGGCGAGTACCGCAACAAGACGATCAGCACGACGTTCCTCACGGCACCGAACCGCGCGTCCGTGCTCAGCGCGAAGATGGTCACGTTCACCGTGTGGGGCCTCTTCTACGGCGTCATCGCCGTCGGGGCGGCGAGCATCGGCACGGCGATCACCGTGGACAGCGCCGGGCTGCCCTCGGCGGGGCAGTGGCTCGGCATCGCCGGGGCCGGGCTGCTCGCGGCCATCCTGGGCACCCTGTTCGGCGTCGGGCTCGGCGCCGTGTGGAACAGCGTCACCGGCCCGACCGTGTTCCTGTGCCTGTGGATGCTGCTGATCGAGAACATCCTCGTGCTCGTGGCGTTCTTCTCCGCCGAACTCGACTGGCTCGGCGGCGTGCTGCCGAACGGGGCGCTGAACGGCATCGTCGGTGCCGTCGGTGCGGAGGCGTTCGGGGCGATCGGGTCGTCGATGTCGGCCCACATCGACCAGATCGACGACGGCCTGCAGTGGGGCATGCAGTTCTTCGCGGGCGCTCCGGGTGCCTTCTCGTGGTGGGCCTCCGCCCTCATCTTCTTCGCATGGACCATGCTGTTCTTCGGTAGTGGTTGGGCCGCCAACCAGAACCGCGACATCACCTGA
- a CDS encoding ABC transporter ATP-binding protein — MHDGSGRIAVQNLTKQFGAVTAVQNLSFTVEPGSVTGFLGPNGAGKTTTLRMLLGLVRPTAGTATINGRQHHELGNPARVVGSVLDNGSFHPKRSARDHLRVYAAAIGVPDQRADEVLGLVGLSPAGHRKAGGFSLGMRQRLALATALLGDPQVLVLDEPANGLDPEGIAWLRTFLRSFAAQGRTVLVSSHLLSEVEQTIDQVVIVSAGMTRYFGPLEHLRQSQRSRVLVQPADASGLATALREAGITDVEPTADGRVAVAGTTVQQIGDVAAKAGIAVYGMEEQKADLEQLFFQLTSGQYAGAPLPGQPAQGNWAQPGAPQAAQPNPYAQYQQTPQQTYQQNYQQPGQQPQPNQGWGGQQQ; from the coding sequence ATGCACGACGGCAGCGGCCGCATCGCGGTGCAGAACCTCACCAAGCAGTTCGGCGCCGTCACCGCGGTGCAGAATCTCAGCTTCACGGTGGAACCCGGCAGCGTCACGGGCTTTCTCGGCCCGAACGGCGCCGGTAAGACGACCACGTTGCGAATGCTGCTCGGGCTCGTCCGCCCGACGGCAGGCACGGCGACCATCAACGGTCGGCAGCATCACGAACTGGGCAACCCCGCCCGCGTCGTCGGTTCGGTACTCGACAACGGCAGCTTCCACCCGAAGCGGAGCGCACGCGATCACCTGCGCGTGTACGCGGCGGCGATCGGGGTGCCGGACCAGCGCGCGGACGAGGTGCTGGGACTCGTGGGCCTCAGCCCCGCGGGCCACCGCAAGGCGGGCGGATTCTCCCTCGGCATGCGCCAGCGACTCGCGTTGGCCACGGCGCTGCTCGGTGATCCTCAGGTTCTGGTGCTCGACGAACCGGCCAACGGACTCGACCCCGAGGGCATCGCGTGGCTGCGCACGTTCCTCCGCTCGTTCGCGGCGCAGGGCCGCACGGTGCTGGTCTCCAGCCACCTGCTGTCGGAGGTCGAGCAGACGATCGACCAGGTGGTCATCGTGAGTGCGGGCATGACGCGCTACTTCGGGCCGCTGGAGCACCTGCGCCAGAGCCAGCGCTCGCGGGTCCTGGTGCAGCCCGCGGACGCGTCCGGGCTCGCGACGGCGTTGCGCGAGGCCGGCATCACCGACGTCGAGCCCACGGCGGACGGCCGTGTGGCGGTGGCCGGGACGACGGTGCAGCAGATCGGCGACGTCGCCGCGAAGGCGGGCATCGCCGTGTACGGCATGGAGGAGCAGAAGGCCGACCTGGAGCAGCTGTTCTTCCAGCTGACCTCGGGTCAGTACGCCGGAGCCCCACTGCCCGGACAGCCCGCCCAGGGCAACTGGGCCCAGCCCGGCGCGCCCCAGGCAGCACAGCCCAACCCGTACGCGCAGTACCAGCAGACCCCGCAGCAGACGTACCAGCAGAACTACCAGCAACCCGGTCAACAACCGCAGCCGAACCAGGGCTGGGGAGGTCAGCAGCAGTGA
- a CDS encoding SACE_7040 family transcriptional regulator: protein MPSDSPLVRGEKTTRRDQILAAAAELFARHGFHGVGIDEIGAAVGISGPALYRHFRSKDAMLGEMLTSISHYLLDGGRARAEDGGSPDEVLAGLVRFHVDFALSQPALITVQERNLANLSQPDRKEVRALQRRYVEVWVSVLQAAVPGLGDDRARSAAHAVFGLMNSTPHSRHLPDDELADLLTTLALGALYAAK, encoded by the coding sequence GTGCCTTCGGACTCTCCGCTCGTCCGCGGCGAGAAGACGACTCGCCGCGACCAGATCCTCGCGGCCGCCGCGGAGCTGTTCGCGCGGCACGGTTTCCACGGCGTCGGCATCGACGAGATCGGCGCGGCCGTCGGCATTTCCGGCCCGGCGCTGTACCGGCACTTCCGGAGCAAGGACGCGATGCTCGGCGAGATGCTCACGTCGATCAGCCACTATCTCCTCGACGGCGGCCGGGCGCGCGCCGAGGACGGCGGTTCACCCGATGAGGTGTTGGCCGGGCTCGTGCGCTTCCACGTCGACTTCGCCCTCTCCCAGCCCGCGTTGATCACGGTGCAGGAACGCAACCTGGCCAATCTGTCCCAGCCGGACCGCAAGGAGGTCCGGGCGCTGCAACGCCGCTACGTCGAGGTGTGGGTGTCGGTGTTGCAGGCCGCGGTGCCGGGGCTCGGCGACGACCGCGCGCGTTCGGCGGCGCACGCCGTGTTCGGGCTGATGAACTCCACGCCGCACAGCCGTCACCTGCCCGACGACGAGCTCGCCGACCTGCTGACCACGCTGGCCCTCGGGGCCCTGTACGCCGCGAAGTGA
- a CDS encoding carboxyl transferase domain-containing protein: MDTPALASAVDTRGESYARNVAHHEELVSDLRKRLATVRQGGPEKARTKHVERGKLLPRDRVDALLDPGSPLLELSPLAANGLYDDEAPSAGIITGVGRVSGRECVIVANDATVKGGTYYPMTVKKHLRAQEVALHNNLPCLYLVDSGGAFLPKQDEVFPDREHFGRIFYNQATMSARGIPQIAAVLGSCTAGGAYVPAMSDEAVIVRNQGTIFLGGPPLVKAATGEVVTAEELGGGDVHARASGVTDHLAADDADALRIVRSIVSTLGPRSPRPWDVAPTEAPAVDPDELYGVVPADPRTPYDVREVIARVVDGSRFAEFKKEYGATLVTGFARIHGHPVGIIANNGVLFSESAMKGAHFIELCDRRSVPLVFLQNITGFMVGRDYEAGGIAKHGAKMVTAVACARVPKFTVIIGGSFGAGNYSMCGRAYSPRFLWMWPNARISVMGGEQAASVLATVRRDGLEARGQEWSAEDEEAFKDPIREQYEAQGNPYYSTARLWDDGVIDPKDTRTVLGLALSASANAPLEPVNYGVFRM; this comes from the coding sequence ATGGACACTCCTGCTCTCGCCAGTGCTGTCGACACCCGAGGTGAGTCCTACGCGCGCAACGTCGCTCACCACGAGGAGTTGGTGTCCGACCTGCGCAAGCGGCTGGCCACCGTGCGTCAGGGCGGCCCGGAGAAGGCGCGCACCAAGCACGTCGAGCGGGGCAAGCTGCTGCCGCGCGACCGGGTCGACGCGCTGCTCGATCCCGGCTCCCCGCTGCTGGAACTGTCGCCGTTGGCCGCGAACGGCCTCTACGACGACGAGGCGCCCAGCGCGGGCATCATCACCGGTGTCGGCCGGGTGTCCGGGCGGGAGTGCGTCATCGTCGCCAACGACGCCACCGTCAAGGGCGGCACCTACTACCCCATGACGGTGAAGAAGCACCTCCGGGCGCAGGAGGTGGCGCTGCACAACAACCTGCCGTGCCTGTACCTCGTGGACTCGGGCGGCGCGTTCCTGCCCAAGCAGGACGAGGTCTTCCCCGACCGGGAGCACTTCGGGCGCATCTTCTACAACCAGGCGACGATGTCGGCGCGCGGCATTCCGCAGATCGCCGCGGTGCTCGGTTCCTGCACGGCGGGCGGCGCGTACGTGCCCGCGATGAGCGACGAAGCCGTCATCGTCCGCAACCAGGGCACGATCTTCCTCGGCGGTCCGCCGCTGGTGAAGGCCGCGACCGGCGAGGTCGTGACGGCGGAGGAGCTGGGCGGCGGGGACGTGCACGCGCGCGCCTCCGGGGTCACCGACCACCTGGCCGCGGACGACGCCGACGCGCTGCGCATCGTGCGCTCGATCGTCTCCACGCTCGGTCCGCGCTCGCCGCGCCCGTGGGACGTGGCGCCCACCGAGGCGCCGGCCGTGGACCCCGACGAGCTGTACGGCGTGGTGCCCGCCGATCCGCGCACCCCGTACGACGTCCGCGAGGTGATCGCCCGGGTCGTCGACGGCAGCCGGTTCGCCGAGTTCAAGAAGGAGTACGGCGCCACGCTCGTCACCGGGTTCGCGCGCATCCACGGTCACCCGGTGGGCATCATCGCCAACAACGGCGTGCTGTTCTCCGAGTCCGCGATGAAGGGCGCGCACTTCATCGAGCTCTGCGACCGGCGGTCGGTGCCGCTGGTCTTTCTACAGAACATCACCGGCTTCATGGTGGGTCGCGACTACGAGGCGGGCGGCATCGCCAAGCACGGCGCGAAGATGGTCACGGCCGTGGCCTGCGCGCGGGTCCCGAAGTTCACCGTGATCATCGGTGGGTCGTTCGGCGCCGGGAACTACTCGATGTGCGGGCGGGCGTACTCGCCGCGGTTCCTCTGGATGTGGCCGAACGCGCGGATCTCGGTGATGGGCGGAGAGCAGGCCGCGTCCGTGCTGGCCACCGTGCGCCGGGACGGCCTGGAGGCGCGCGGTCAGGAGTGGTCCGCCGAGGACGAGGAAGCGTTCAAGGACCCCATTCGTGAGCAGTACGAGGCGCAGGGCAACCCGTACTACTCGACGGCTCGGCTGTGGGACGACGGTGTGATCGACCCGAAGGACACGCGCACCGTGCTGGGGCTGGCGTTGTCGGCGTCGGCCAACGCGCCGCTCGAACCGGTGAACTACGGCGTCTTCAGGATGTGA
- a CDS encoding acetyl-CoA carboxylase biotin carboxylase subunit, producing MFDTVLVANRGEIAVRVIATLRRLGIRSVAVYSDADADARHVAEADVAIRVGPAEAARSYLSIPDIIAAARATGAQAVHPGYGFLAENAAFAGACEDAGLVFVGPPVGAIEAMGDKIRAKETVSAAGVPVVPGANDVSDVDSVAAAAESVGYPVLLKPSAGGGGKGMRLVHAPGELSAAVESAQREARGAFGDDRLLVERFVADPRHIEIQVLADRHGGVVHLGERECSLQRRHQKIVEEAPSALLDDATRDRMGKAAVEAARSVGYVGAGTVEFIVSSAAPDEFFFLEMNTRLQVEHPVTELVTGLDLVEWQLRVAAGEELAFTQDDVRLDGHAVEARVYAEDPARDFVPTGGTVSGLHEASGPHVRVDSGIRQGTVVASHYDPMLAKVIAWGPDRASALNRLDRALADTAVLGVTTNVPFLRTLLRHPDVREGRLDTGLVERELLTLTADTADTADTADTADTAGVEEFVVAAALDRVLALWPTGEVIDPWDVPSGWRIGGNAGLTMRLRAGTAEALVRVEGDPERAEVTVDGAAPLAVSASREGADLVVRVDGEYRRYRRAEAADGAVWYAREGRAVAVSERPNLLASHAESVEAGPITSPMPGTVLVVKVALGDVVKAGTPLLVVEAMKMEHTITAPVDGVVSRLDVRAGQQVALDEPLALVTPEEGAS from the coding sequence ATGTTCGACACCGTGTTGGTGGCCAACCGGGGTGAGATCGCGGTGCGGGTCATCGCGACTCTGCGGCGCCTGGGCATCCGGTCGGTCGCCGTGTACAGCGACGCTGACGCCGACGCCAGGCACGTCGCCGAGGCGGACGTGGCGATCCGCGTCGGACCGGCCGAGGCGGCCCGCAGCTATCTGTCCATTCCGGACATCATCGCCGCCGCGCGGGCGACCGGGGCTCAGGCCGTGCACCCGGGCTACGGTTTCCTCGCGGAGAACGCGGCGTTCGCCGGGGCCTGTGAGGACGCCGGGCTCGTGTTCGTCGGCCCACCCGTGGGCGCGATCGAGGCGATGGGCGACAAGATCCGGGCGAAGGAGACCGTGTCGGCGGCCGGTGTGCCGGTCGTGCCGGGCGCGAACGACGTGTCCGACGTGGACTCGGTCGCGGCGGCGGCGGAGAGTGTCGGCTACCCGGTGCTGCTCAAGCCGTCCGCGGGCGGTGGCGGCAAGGGCATGCGGCTCGTGCACGCGCCGGGCGAGCTGTCCGCCGCCGTCGAGTCGGCGCAGCGGGAGGCGCGAGGCGCCTTCGGTGACGACCGCCTGCTGGTGGAGCGGTTCGTGGCCGACCCCAGGCACATCGAGATCCAGGTGCTCGCCGACCGGCACGGCGGCGTCGTGCACCTGGGGGAGCGCGAGTGCAGCCTCCAGCGGCGACACCAGAAGATCGTCGAGGAGGCTCCGTCGGCGCTGCTCGACGACGCGACGCGCGACCGCATGGGCAAGGCGGCGGTCGAGGCCGCGCGTTCCGTCGGGTACGTCGGCGCGGGCACGGTCGAGTTCATCGTGTCGTCGGCGGCTCCCGACGAGTTCTTCTTCCTGGAGATGAACACCCGGCTCCAGGTCGAGCACCCCGTCACGGAGCTGGTGACCGGGCTCGATCTCGTGGAGTGGCAACTGCGGGTCGCAGCGGGTGAGGAGCTGGCGTTCACGCAGGACGACGTGCGGCTCGACGGGCACGCCGTGGAGGCCCGCGTCTACGCCGAGGACCCGGCGCGCGACTTCGTGCCCACCGGTGGCACGGTGTCGGGCCTGCACGAGGCGTCCGGTCCGCACGTGCGGGTGGACTCCGGGATACGGCAGGGCACGGTCGTGGCGTCGCACTACGACCCCATGCTGGCGAAGGTGATCGCGTGGGGTCCGGATCGCGCGTCGGCTCTGAACCGGCTCGACCGGGCTCTGGCCGACACCGCCGTGCTGGGTGTGACGACGAACGTGCCGTTCCTGCGGACGCTGCTGCGGCATCCGGACGTCCGCGAGGGCAGGCTCGACACGGGACTGGTGGAGCGGGAACTGCTCACCCTCACCGCCGACACCGCCGACACCGCCGACACCGCCGACACCGCCGACACCGCCGGCGTCGAGGAGTTCGTCGTCGCGGCGGCGCTGGACCGGGTGCTGGCGCTGTGGCCCACGGGCGAAGTGATCGACCCCTGGGATGTCCCGAGCGGGTGGCGGATCGGCGGCAACGCCGGGCTGACCATGCGTCTGCGGGCAGGCACCGCCGAGGCGCTCGTGCGCGTCGAGGGCGACCCCGAGCGAGCCGAGGTCACGGTGGACGGAGCCGCCCCGCTGGCGGTGTCCGCGAGCCGGGAGGGCGCCGACCTCGTCGTGCGGGTGGACGGCGAGTACCGCCGGTACCGCCGGGCCGAGGCCGCCGACGGTGCGGTCTGGTACGCGCGAGAGGGGCGCGCCGTCGCGGTGAGCGAGCGCCCCAACCTGCTCGCCTCGCATGCCGAGTCGGTGGAGGCGGGACCCATCACGAGTCCCATGCCCGGCACCGTGCTCGTCGTCAAGGTTGCGCTCGGCGACGTCGTCAAGGCGGGAACCCCGCTGCTCGTCGTCGAGGCGATGAAGATGGAACACACGATCACGGCACCGGTCGACGGGGTCGTGAGCCGACTCGACGTGCGGGCGGGCCAACAGGTCGCGCTCGACGAACCCCTCGCCCTGGTGACCCCGGAAGAAGGCGCATCATGA
- a CDS encoding SGNH/GDSL hydrolase family protein codes for MRVRTRRLFSVLMVFAFALVGGAVSAAAAPADVNYVALGDSYSSGVGAKDYGNSGNCMRSANAYPQLWANSHSVSSFKFVACSGAVTSDVISQASAVDSSTTFITVSVGGNDAGFADVMTTCTTTSDSGCIARVEEAKTFARNTLPGRLDNVYSTLKSRAPNAQIVVLGYPHFYEIGGSCSVGLSDTKRAAINSGSDTLAEVTSARAAAHGLTFVDMRPAFDGHEICASGERWLHSLTWPVVESYHPTANGQRLGYYAALQGVTG; via the coding sequence ATGAGAGTGCGGACTCGGCGGTTGTTCTCAGTTCTGATGGTGTTCGCGTTCGCGCTCGTGGGAGGCGCCGTCTCGGCTGCGGCCGCGCCCGCCGACGTGAACTACGTCGCCCTCGGCGACTCCTACTCGTCCGGTGTCGGCGCGAAGGACTACGGAAACTCCGGCAACTGCATGCGCAGTGCCAACGCCTACCCCCAGCTGTGGGCGAATTCCCACAGCGTGTCGAGCTTCAAGTTCGTCGCGTGCTCCGGCGCGGTGACGTCCGATGTGATCAGTCAGGCTTCGGCCGTCGACTCCAGCACCACGTTCATCACGGTCTCGGTGGGCGGCAACGACGCCGGGTTCGCCGACGTGATGACCACCTGCACGACCACCTCCGACAGCGGCTGCATCGCCCGCGTGGAGGAGGCGAAGACCTTCGCCAGGAACACGCTGCCCGGTCGGCTCGACAACGTGTACAGCACGCTGAAGAGCAGGGCGCCGAACGCCCAGATCGTGGTGCTCGGCTACCCGCACTTCTACGAGATCGGCGGCTCCTGCAGCGTGGGGCTGAGCGACACGAAGCGCGCGGCCATCAACTCGGGCTCGGACACGCTGGCCGAGGTGACGTCCGCTCGCGCCGCGGCGCACGGGCTGACCTTCGTCGACATGCGCCCCGCGTTCGACGGCCACGAGATCTGCGCCTCCGGTGAGCGTTGGCTGCACAGCCTCACCTGGCCGGTCGTGGAGTCGTACCACCCGACCGCCAACGGCCAGAGGCTGGGCTACTACGCGGCTCTGCAGGGTGTCACGGGCTGA
- a CDS encoding aldo/keto reductase: protein MCTAGEPTRNCPTQIALAWLLDRSPVVVPIPGTARMRHLEENVAAARVRLDSAQRARLDRLAAPGTDADGRS, encoded by the coding sequence ATCTGTACGGCGGGGGAGCCAACGAGGAACTGCCCCACGCAGATCGCGCTCGCCTGGCTGCTCGATCGCTCTCCGGTCGTCGTCCCGATCCCCGGCACCGCCCGCATGCGTCACCTGGAGGAGAACGTCGCCGCCGCGCGCGTCCGACTGGATTCTGCCCAGCGAGCCCGTCTCGACCGCCTGGCCGCCCCGGGGACGGACGCCGATGGAAGGAGCTGA